One genomic segment of Gottschalkia acidurici 9a includes these proteins:
- a CDS encoding Mrp/NBP35 family ATP-binding protein: MSECQTCPSSSSCSEQDKENCGSMIVNNPHSKIGKIIGVMSGKGGVGKSTVSVLLAKELKKQGYKVGVLDADITGPSIPRLLDISEERAYGKEDGTLIPVETKEGIKVMSLNLLIKEESDPVIWRGPMIGEIVKQFYKDVIWEELDYLVIDMPPGTGDVALTAMQSIPIDGIVMVSIPQDLVSMIVAKAVNMTKTMKIDVIGLIQNMSYIICPDCDKKIRMFENEDIDAFLKDMNLKLLGELPMTREVNNINKEKLSADVDATIKDITKQIVSSLS, from the coding sequence ATGTCAGAGTGTCAAACATGCCCATCAAGTAGTAGTTGTAGTGAACAAGATAAAGAAAACTGCGGAAGCATGATAGTAAATAATCCACATAGCAAAATAGGAAAAATAATAGGAGTTATGAGTGGAAAAGGTGGAGTAGGTAAGTCTACAGTATCAGTTCTTTTAGCTAAAGAATTAAAAAAACAAGGATATAAAGTAGGTGTATTGGACGCAGATATAACAGGACCTAGTATACCAAGACTTTTAGATATAAGTGAAGAAAGAGCTTACGGTAAAGAAGATGGAACATTAATTCCAGTTGAAACAAAAGAAGGCATAAAAGTAATGTCTTTAAATCTGTTAATTAAGGAAGAAAGTGACCCTGTAATATGGAGAGGACCTATGATCGGTGAAATAGTTAAACAATTCTATAAAGACGTAATATGGGAAGAACTTGACTATTTAGTTATAGATATGCCACCTGGAACAGGAGATGTTGCACTTACGGCAATGCAGTCAATACCTATAGATGGAATAGTAATGGTTTCAATTCCACAAGACTTAGTTTCAATGATAGTTGCTAAAGCAGTTAATATGACTAAGACTATGAAAATAGACGTAATAGGACTAATTCAAAACATGAGTTATATAATTTGTCCAGACTGTGATAAAAAGATAAGAATGTTTGAAAACGAAGATATAGATGCATTCTTAAAAGATATGAATTTAAAACTATTAGGTGAATTACCTATGACTAGAGAAGTAAATAATATAAATAAAGAAAAATTAAGTGCAGATGTAGATGCTACTATAAAAGATATTACTAAACAAATAGTTTCTTCATTATCATAA
- a CDS encoding DUF134 domain-containing protein has translation MARPKKCRRVEFFPENTSFIPLGKPKCSIESVTLKIEELEAIRLKDMEGLNQEECAKSMEVSRQTFQNIIYNAHKKIAIALTEGKAIEISGGHYTTGDCKFKCKHCGKTYDISYEQDRDSCPSCGSEEVLCNKNNKQCHKWCESI, from the coding sequence ATGGCTAGACCTAAAAAATGTAGAAGAGTAGAATTTTTCCCAGAGAATACTAGCTTTATACCATTAGGAAAACCTAAGTGCAGTATAGAAAGCGTAACTTTAAAAATAGAAGAACTTGAGGCTATAAGACTTAAAGACATGGAAGGGCTAAATCAAGAAGAGTGTGCTAAAAGTATGGAAGTATCTAGACAGACATTTCAAAATATAATATATAATGCCCACAAAAAAATAGCTATAGCATTAACGGAAGGAAAAGCGATAGAAATAAGCGGAGGGCACTACACTACAGGAGATTGCAAGTTTAAATGTAAACACTGTGGAAAAACATATGATATAAGCTACGAGCAAGACAGAGATTCATGTCCTTCGTGTGGATCTGAGGAAGTTCTTTGTAATAAAAACAATAAACAATGTCATAAATGGTGTGAAAGTATATAA
- a CDS encoding ATP-binding protein has product MKIVVLSGKGGTGKTTIAIALSELIGNTIKIDCDVDAANMHLYYNGEIIEQRQYMGNKISFVDKDLCTECGKCTDYCKFDSINSGKVNSLTCEGCGVCKIVCPNDAIELKEIRNADTFIIKTNNGIISKADMDIGAEGSGKLINEIKQMAKKYTSENDITIIDGSPGIGCPVIASITGSDIALLVIEPSKSGLSDFFRIKELCDHFSMPVLVCINKYDMNKEISKQIEEYCKEGDINIVGRISFDDMVLESINSFRPIVYYPDSKANKEIRFMWETIKNKLNLEG; this is encoded by the coding sequence ATGAAGATTGTAGTTTTAAGTGGAAAAGGTGGAACTGGAAAAACTACAATTGCTATTGCCTTATCTGAACTTATAGGAAATACAATTAAGATAGACTGTGATGTAGATGCGGCTAATATGCACTTATATTATAACGGAGAAATAATAGAACAAAGACAATATATGGGGAACAAGATATCTTTTGTAGATAAAGATTTATGTACTGAGTGTGGTAAATGTACTGACTACTGTAAGTTTGATAGCATAAACTCAGGTAAAGTAAATAGTCTTACTTGTGAAGGGTGTGGAGTATGTAAGATAGTATGTCCTAATGATGCTATAGAACTAAAGGAAATTAGAAACGCAGATACATTTATAATAAAAACTAATAATGGAATAATATCTAAAGCAGATATGGATATAGGAGCTGAAGGCTCTGGTAAGCTAATAAATGAAATTAAACAAATGGCAAAAAAATATACTTCTGAAAACGATATAACCATAATAGATGGCTCACCTGGAATCGGATGTCCAGTTATAGCATCAATTACAGGAAGTGATATAGCTCTATTAGTTATAGAACCGTCTAAGTCGGGTTTAAGTGATTTCTTTAGAATTAAAGAACTTTGTGATCACTTTAGTATGCCAGTTTTAGTCTGCATAAATAAATACGATATGAACAAAGAAATTTCAAAACAAATAGAAGAATACTGTAAAGAGGGTGATATCAATATAGTTGGAAGAATATCATTTGATGATATGGTATTAGAATCAATTAATAGCTTTAGGCCAATAGTATACTATCCAGATAGTAAAGCTAACAAAGAAATAAGATTTATGTGGGAAACTATAAAAAACAAATTAAATTTGGAGGGATAA
- a CDS encoding YiiD C-terminal domain-containing protein produces MNKGEFEEFLYQQIPITKEMGFNILEFTQSKVRISARLEPNINHKSTAFGGSINSLMTVCGWALVFKNIKEIDPYAHIVIQKSNINYVQPIREDFVAECSLTDEESKRKFLNMYERHKKSRININVYCYKQETLLAEYEGQYVVFR; encoded by the coding sequence ATGAATAAAGGTGAATTTGAAGAGTTTCTATATCAACAAATACCAATAACAAAAGAAATGGGATTTAATATTTTAGAATTTACACAATCAAAAGTAAGGATATCAGCAAGGCTAGAACCAAATATTAATCATAAATCAACAGCATTTGGGGGAAGTATAAATAGCTTAATGACTGTATGTGGATGGGCATTAGTGTTTAAAAATATTAAAGAAATAGATCCATATGCACATATAGTTATTCAAAAAAGCAATATAAATTATGTTCAACCTATTAGAGAGGACTTTGTTGCAGAGTGCAGTTTAACCGATGAAGAGAGCAAAAGAAAATTTTTAAATATGTATGAAAGACATAAAAAAAGTAGAATAAATATTAATGTTTATTGCTACAAACAAGAAACCCTATTAGCGGAGTATGAAGGACAGTACGTTGTATTTAGATAA
- a CDS encoding NifB/NifX family molybdenum-iron cluster-binding protein — protein sequence MKILVSSVGKQSTDSVDPRFGRGDYFQIFDTEARAYKAIENVGKSSDHGAGIGASQQVIDENVDVVITGHLGPNAYNLLSESNIETYSCNEGSVEQAINLYIENKLEKINKAGSPHRA from the coding sequence ATGAAAATATTAGTTTCATCGGTTGGTAAACAAAGTACAGATTCAGTAGATCCTAGATTTGGTAGAGGTGATTATTTTCAAATATTTGATACAGAAGCTAGAGCGTATAAAGCAATAGAGAATGTAGGAAAAAGTTCAGACCATGGAGCAGGTATAGGAGCCTCACAACAAGTCATAGATGAAAATGTGGATGTAGTTATAACAGGCCATCTTGGACCAAATGCATATAATCTTTTATCTGAATCTAATATAGAAACTTATAGCTGCAATGAGGGAAGCGTAGAACAAGCCATAAATCTATATATTGAAAATAAACTAGAAAAAATAAATAAAGCAGGGTCACCACATAGAGCATAA
- a CDS encoding 4Fe-4S binding protein encodes MNIGVLSGKGGTGKTLISTNLALAMSGNYIDCDVEEPNGFIFLNPTNIDSKDVLVDYPTVDSTKCTLCGQCVSICEFNALAKSKKIFIFETLCHSCGACEMICPTNALKYEKRRIGKIDEGKYKDIKCIQGTLNIGEAMAVPVVKELLRNLPDKLNIIDCSPGTSCNVVTSLEYIDKAILVTESTEFGLHDLKRAVELCKKLNVSYGVVINRSTDDKTLIHQYCEDENIKILSTIPYSKEIAEIYSKGELLVETDKYKDIFINLGEKLRGWV; translated from the coding sequence TTGAATATAGGTGTTTTAAGTGGAAAAGGGGGTACAGGAAAAACTCTAATATCTACAAACTTAGCACTAGCCATGAGCGGAAATTATATAGACTGTGATGTTGAAGAGCCCAACGGATTTATTTTTTTAAATCCTACGAACATAGATAGCAAAGATGTGCTAGTCGACTATCCAACTGTAGACAGTACAAAGTGTACGTTGTGCGGACAATGTGTAAGTATCTGTGAGTTTAATGCACTTGCTAAATCAAAGAAAATATTTATATTTGAAACACTTTGCCATAGCTGTGGTGCATGTGAAATGATATGTCCAACAAATGCTTTAAAATATGAAAAGAGAAGAATAGGAAAAATAGACGAGGGAAAATACAAAGATATTAAGTGTATCCAAGGAACTTTAAATATAGGCGAGGCAATGGCTGTACCTGTTGTAAAAGAGTTACTAAGAAACTTACCAGATAAATTAAATATTATAGATTGTTCTCCTGGAACGTCTTGCAATGTTGTAACCTCTCTTGAATATATAGATAAAGCTATACTTGTAACAGAGTCTACAGAATTTGGACTGCATGACTTAAAAAGAGCAGTAGAGCTTTGTAAAAAGCTTAATGTATCATATGGAGTAGTTATAAATCGATCTACAGATGACAAAACACTAATTCACCAATATTGTGAAGATGAAAATATAAAGATATTATCCACTATACCTTATAGCAAAGAAATCGCTGAAATTTATTCTAAAGGAGAACTATTAGTAGAAACAGATAAATATAAGGATATATTTATAAACCTAGGCGAAAAGTTAAGGGGGTGGGTATAA
- a CDS encoding DUF364 domain-containing protein, protein MIIDELIKVALESCGNKKVADLRLGLGYTGVLLDDNSCGLAYTFRSELGSCCSVFGQAGKMKGRSAEELILWGRDENLAKSTIGIATINAIINSKIDVIEKSGIVDLIDVKENERFGMVGNFKPILKEVKKRTENIYIFERQKTDNPEIYPESAMDEYLTKCDVVLITATSIINKTIDEVLKKTKNAREVYIVGSSTPLCPEVFKKYGVSVLAGAIVRKPLELLDIISQGGGTRAMKGAIDQVNLKI, encoded by the coding sequence TTGATTATTGATGAACTTATAAAAGTAGCTTTAGAAAGTTGCGGTAATAAAAAAGTAGCTGATTTACGCTTAGGGTTAGGCTATACAGGGGTTCTTTTAGATGATAATAGCTGTGGATTAGCATATACTTTTAGAAGTGAGCTAGGTTCTTGTTGTAGCGTTTTCGGACAAGCTGGAAAAATGAAAGGAAGGTCTGCTGAGGAACTTATACTGTGGGGTAGAGATGAGAATTTAGCAAAGTCTACTATAGGAATAGCAACAATTAATGCAATTATTAATAGTAAGATTGATGTAATTGAGAAAAGTGGAATAGTAGACTTAATAGATGTAAAAGAAAATGAGAGATTCGGTATGGTAGGTAATTTTAAACCTATTTTGAAAGAGGTAAAAAAAAGGACAGAAAACATATACATATTTGAAAGACAGAAAACTGACAATCCTGAAATATATCCAGAGTCAGCAATGGATGAATATTTGACTAAATGCGATGTAGTTCTAATAACAGCTACTAGTATTATAAATAAAACTATAGATGAAGTATTGAAAAAAACTAAAAATGCTAGAGAAGTATATATAGTGGGATCCTCTACACCCCTATGCCCAGAGGTATTTAAAAAATATGGTGTAAGTGTTTTAGCTGGAGCAATAGTAAGAAAACCTCTTGAGCTACTAGATATAATAAGTCAAGGTGGAGGAACAAGGGCAATGAAAGGTGCTATAGATCAGGTAAACTTAAAAATTTAG
- a CDS encoding cyclase family protein: MGLRMVDLTQDIYEGMPLYGIHQKTFIMTNQTHEQSKAATGSDLGFYARNLLISEHCGTHSDAVLEFKPGGMDIVEMPMECFYGSAICVDLTHKRYPEYIEVKDLKEAIAKSGQELRKGDIFLMYTGLYDREYPGAGYRNHYTGLTYEAAKWLAENGVVNIGVDSPAIDQTPDDLTFAGHKVCGEYGITNTENLCNLDQLVNKRFLYFGLPLKIPGGTASPIRAVALLEE, encoded by the coding sequence ATGGGCTTACGTATGGTTGATTTAACGCAAGATATTTATGAAGGTATGCCTCTATATGGAATACATCAAAAAACATTTATAATGACGAATCAAACTCATGAACAAAGTAAAGCTGCTACAGGAAGTGATTTAGGATTTTATGCTAGAAATCTTCTCATAAGCGAGCATTGTGGAACTCATAGTGATGCTGTACTTGAATTCAAGCCAGGTGGTATGGATATAGTGGAAATGCCTATGGAATGTTTCTATGGTAGCGCAATATGTGTAGACTTAACTCACAAAAGATATCCTGAATATATAGAGGTTAAAGATTTAAAGGAAGCTATTGCTAAGTCTGGGCAAGAGTTAAGAAAAGGTGACATATTCCTTATGTACACTGGACTATATGACAGAGAATATCCAGGTGCAGGATATAGAAATCATTATACAGGTTTAACATATGAAGCTGCTAAATGGTTAGCAGAAAACGGAGTAGTAAATATAGGAGTTGATTCTCCAGCTATAGACCAAACTCCAGATGACTTAACTTTTGCAGGACATAAAGTTTGTGGAGAATATGGTATTACCAATACGGAAAACCTTTGCAATTTAGATCAACTTGTAAATAAGAGATTTTTATACTTTGGTCTTCCATTAAAAATAC
- a CDS encoding N-acetyltransferase produces the protein MNIITVDSENLEKEHICCAIADKKGECQVASKKAWLKERFKDGLTFKKADVRGKVFIEYIPAENAWCPIVADGYMFINCLWVSGKYKGQGISTKLLNECIIDSKSKGKKGLVILSSKKKIPYISDPKFLSYKGFIVADNAEPYYQLMYLPFEENEEKPYFKSCAKAGKIEEKGFVLYYSNQCPFTAKYVPLIEEIAKDKKIEFKVIKYETTEQAQNAPAPFTTYSLFYNGEFITNDILSDKKFEKILEEKGL, from the coding sequence ATGAACATTATTACTGTAGATAGTGAAAACCTTGAGAAAGAGCATATATGCTGTGCTATAGCTGATAAAAAAGGAGAGTGTCAAGTAGCTTCTAAGAAGGCCTGGTTGAAAGAAAGATTTAAAGATGGACTTACTTTTAAGAAAGCAGATGTTAGAGGAAAAGTTTTTATTGAGTATATTCCTGCTGAAAATGCATGGTGTCCAATTGTTGCTGATGGATATATGTTTATTAATTGCTTATGGGTGTCAGGGAAATATAAAGGACAGGGAATCTCTACTAAGTTGTTAAATGAGTGTATTATTGATAGTAAAAGTAAGGGTAAAAAAGGATTAGTTATTTTGTCTTCAAAGAAAAAAATCCCTTATATATCAGATCCTAAGTTTTTAAGTTATAAAGGATTTATAGTAGCTGATAATGCAGAACCTTACTATCAACTTATGTATCTTCCATTTGAAGAAAATGAAGAAAAACCTTATTTTAAATCTTGTGCAAAAGCAGGAAAAATAGAAGAAAAAGGATTCGTGCTTTACTACAGTAATCAATGTCCTTTTACTGCTAAGTATGTTCCATTGATTGAAGAAATAGCTAAGGATAAGAAAATTGAATTTAAAGTTATAAAATATGAGACAACAGAACAAGCACAAAATGCGCCAGCTCCATTTACTACATATAGTTTATTTTATAATGGTGAGTTTATAACAAATGATATTTTAAGTGATAAAAAGTTTGAAAAGATACTTGAAGAAAAGGGATTGTAG
- a CDS encoding alanine/glycine:cation symporter family protein: MDKFVDVVNTFLWDNFLIYALLGIGIYYTIRLKVPQLSKIVPGFKQTFGSIFKKDKDSDVSGMTSFQALSTAVAAQVGTGNLAGVATAISSGGPGAIFWMWVSAVLGMATNFGEAVLAQKYSTEIDGERTGGPAYYISKGVKSKFLATFFAVTIIIALGFVGSMVQSNSISTAVYSAFGVNKIVVGIITSIIVALILVGGMKRIANFAELVVPIMAGFYILGSIVILFKFHDQVLIALKSIFVGAFSPRAAVGGALGITVKNAVRFGIARGLFSNEAGMGSTPHAHAVAKVAHPAQQGMVAMVGVIIDTVIICTVTALINLVTQANTLGLTGIEMTQKAFELGLGSFGLTFIAIGLFFFALTTIIGWYFFGEANIKFLFGIKGIKAYRVLVLVFIVLGSFLDVDFVWKLADMFNGLMVIPNLIALLILAPQASAIIKDYDNNFLKR, encoded by the coding sequence ATGGATAAATTCGTAGATGTAGTAAATACATTTTTATGGGATAATTTCTTAATATATGCACTATTAGGAATAGGTATTTACTACACTATAAGACTTAAAGTTCCGCAATTAAGCAAAATAGTACCAGGATTTAAGCAAACATTTGGGAGTATATTTAAGAAAGACAAAGATTCGGATGTAAGTGGAATGACTTCCTTTCAGGCATTATCAACAGCAGTAGCTGCACAAGTAGGTACAGGAAATTTAGCAGGGGTAGCAACAGCCATATCTTCGGGAGGACCGGGAGCTATTTTTTGGATGTGGGTATCTGCTGTACTTGGAATGGCTACAAATTTTGGAGAAGCTGTACTAGCGCAAAAGTATTCAACTGAAATAGATGGGGAAAGAACAGGGGGACCTGCATACTATATATCTAAAGGTGTGAAGAGTAAATTTTTAGCGACATTCTTTGCTGTAACCATAATTATAGCTCTAGGATTTGTAGGAAGTATGGTACAATCAAATTCAATATCAACAGCGGTATATTCAGCTTTTGGAGTTAATAAAATAGTTGTAGGAATAATAACTTCTATAATAGTAGCTCTCATATTAGTGGGTGGAATGAAGCGAATAGCTAATTTTGCAGAATTAGTAGTACCTATAATGGCAGGATTCTACATACTAGGAAGTATTGTAATTTTATTTAAGTTTCATGACCAAGTATTAATAGCTTTAAAAAGTATATTTGTTGGGGCATTCTCTCCTAGAGCTGCAGTCGGTGGAGCATTAGGTATAACTGTTAAAAATGCAGTAAGATTCGGTATTGCAAGAGGACTTTTCTCAAATGAAGCAGGAATGGGTTCAACTCCACATGCTCATGCTGTAGCAAAAGTAGCTCATCCAGCACAACAAGGTATGGTTGCTATGGTTGGAGTTATAATAGATACAGTTATTATATGTACAGTTACAGCACTAATAAATTTAGTTACGCAGGCAAACACTTTAGGACTTACGGGTATTGAAATGACTCAAAAAGCTTTTGAATTAGGTTTGGGTAGTTTTGGATTAACCTTTATTGCTATAGGGCTATTCTTCTTTGCACTTACAACTATAATTGGCTGGTACTTTTTTGGCGAGGCAAATATAAAATTTTTATTTGGAATTAAAGGAATAAAAGCTTATAGAGTATTAGTACTAGTTTTCATAGTATTAGGTTCTTTTTTAGATGTAGATTTTGTATGGAAATTGGCAGATATGTTTAATGGTCTAATGGTTATTCCAAACTTAATAGCACTGTTGATCTTAGCACCACAAGCATCAGCGATAATTAAGGATTATGATAATAATTTTTTAAAAAGATAA
- a CDS encoding AraC family transcriptional regulator has product MNNLDVDSNLQSEIEYGSFEFPLEVFFDEPYKYDIGFIRWHWHKEVQFAFVKRGVVELSFFDRSFTLPEGSGIFINSNVLHQVKPITQDSIVIDIVFDPVLISGHNLSVIDKKYVYPIISNDSLDFMIFDNSIDWHKDIVMKLFEIYDLYEKKEFAYELSIKNSLCSLWLTLASKLVPNLNSKSTPHNKLDGERIKTMLEYIHNNFSNKVTLEDIATSVHISKSECCRCFKKYLRMSPFEYLMQYRVIEASNILKTTSKSLSEVMSLVGFNDASYFTKIFKRFTGYTPTEYRKKCD; this is encoded by the coding sequence TTGAATAATTTGGATGTTGATAGTAATTTACAATCAGAAATAGAATATGGTTCTTTCGAATTCCCCTTAGAAGTTTTTTTTGACGAGCCATATAAATATGATATAGGTTTTATTCGTTGGCATTGGCATAAAGAGGTACAGTTTGCATTTGTAAAGAGAGGTGTCGTTGAACTATCATTTTTTGATAGATCTTTTACCTTACCAGAAGGAAGTGGCATATTTATTAATTCAAATGTACTTCATCAAGTAAAACCTATAACTCAGGATAGTATAGTAATTGATATAGTATTTGATCCAGTTTTGATAAGTGGACACAATTTGTCTGTTATAGATAAAAAGTATGTATATCCTATTATAAGTAACGATAGTCTTGATTTTATGATTTTCGATAATAGTATCGACTGGCATAAAGATATAGTTATGAAACTATTTGAGATTTACGACTTATATGAAAAAAAAGAATTTGCATATGAACTTTCAATAAAGAACTCTCTGTGTAGTTTGTGGCTAACTCTAGCTTCCAAATTAGTTCCAAACTTAAATTCAAAGTCTACACCACATAATAAGCTTGATGGAGAACGGATTAAAACAATGCTTGAATATATTCATAATAATTTCTCAAACAAAGTTACTCTTGAAGACATAGCCACATCAGTTCATATTAGTAAGTCAGAGTGCTGTAGATGTTTTAAAAAGTACCTAAGAATGTCACCATTTGAATATCTAATGCAATATAGAGTTATAGAAGCATCTAATATTCTTAAGACTACCAGTAAATCTTTATCTGAAGTTATGAGCTTAGTGGGATTTAATGATGCAAGCTATTTTACAAAAATATTTAAGAGATTTACTGGTTATACTCCTACAGAGTATCGTAAAAAATGTGATTAG
- a CDS encoding NifB/NifX family molybdenum-iron cluster-binding protein has translation MRIAVASEENKVSGHFGHCEGFTIYEVKDRDILGSVFLDNPGHKPGFLPKYLGEQNVDVIITGGMGEKAQALFSENNIKVVVGVQGNIEEAVKEYISGNLKSTGSVCNKHEHSGSCGNH, from the coding sequence ATGAGAATAGCAGTAGCAAGTGAAGAAAATAAAGTAAGTGGACATTTTGGACATTGTGAAGGTTTTACAATATATGAAGTTAAAGATAGAGATATATTAGGAAGTGTATTTCTTGACAACCCAGGGCATAAACCAGGATTCTTACCTAAGTATTTAGGTGAACAAAATGTAGATGTAATTATAACTGGTGGAATGGGAGAAAAGGCTCAAGCACTGTTTAGTGAAAATAATATAAAAGTAGTAGTTGGAGTACAGGGAAATATCGAAGAAGCAGTTAAAGAATATATAAGCGGAAATCTAAAATCAACAGGTAGCGTATGTAATAAACACGAACATTCAGGTAGTTGTGGAAATCATTAA